In the Vitis vinifera cultivar Pinot Noir 40024 chromosome 2, ASM3070453v1 genome, one interval contains:
- the LOC100252865 gene encoding probable serine/threonine-protein kinase PBL15, with amino-acid sequence MKESKPWRPFTANCCSAEDHTVLGNFSRCRPSRSEFSKNIAPLPSFRRLSFSDLSRSSSTRVNEDLAQSFGPELHDFQLSELRAITQNFSSNFFLGEGGFGTVHKGYIDENLRQGLKAQAVAVKLLDIEGLQGHREWLAEVIFLGQLRHPNLVKLIGYCCEDDERLLVYEFMPRGSLENHLFKRLSVSLPWGTRLKIAVGAAKGLAFLHGAEQPVIYRDFKTSNVLLDSDFTAKLSDFGLAKMGPEGSKSHVTTRVMGTFGYAAPEYVSTGHLTTKSDVYSFGVVLLEMLTGRRSMDKSRPKNEQNLVDWTKPYLTSSRRLRYIMDPRLAGQYSVKGAKEIALLALQCISSNPKDRPRMPGVVETLEGLQHLRDMAVTCGQWPATPKSTRNGAAVKGRRENNRVGTQCKSTPIAPKPEKLSKGT; translated from the exons ATGAAAGAGAGCAAGCCATGGAGGCCATTCACAGCAAACTGCTGTTCAGCAGAAGACCACACAGTTCTGGGAAACTTCAGCCGCTGCAGGCCATCTAGATCGGAATTCTCCAAGAACATAGCTCCATTACCATCTTTTCGCCGCTTGTCGTTCTCCGATCTCAGCCGCTCTTCATCAACCCGAGTTAATGAAGACTTGGCACAATCTTTCGGTCCTGAATTGCATGATTTTCAGCTGAGTGAGCTGCGTGCGATTACGCAgaatttttcaagtaatttctTTCTGGGAGAAGGAGGGTTTGGGACAGTGCATAAGGGTTATATTGATGAGAACTTAAGGCAAGGGTTGAAGGCTCAGGCTGTAGCTGTTAAGCTCTTGGATATTGAAGGCCTACAGGGGCATAGAGAATGGCTT GCTGAAGTAATATTTCTTGGGCAGCTTAGGCATCCAAATCTGGTAAAATTAATCGGGTATTGTTGTGAAGACGATGAGCGTCTCCTTGTGTATGAGTTCATGCCTAGAGGCAGCCTAGAGAATCACTTGTTCAAGA GGTTATCAGTGTCATTGCCATGGGGCACCAGGCTGAAGATCGCAGTAGGAGCAGCAAAAGGGCTCGCGTTCTTGCATGGTGCTGAGCAGCCTGTTATATATCGCGACTTCAAGACTTCCAATGTGTTGCTAGATTCT GATTTTACTGCAAAATTGTCGGATTTTGGACTTGCAAAGATGGGGCCTGAAGGATCAAAATCTCACGTTACTACCCGGGTAATGGGCACATTTGGATACGCTGCCCCGGAATATGTCTCAACAG GTCATTTAACAACTAAAAGCGATGTTTATAGCTTTGGAGTCGTGCTACTAGAAATGCTAACAGGAAGAAGATCAATGGATAAATCAAGACCCAAAAATGAGCAAAACCTTGTGGATTGGACAAAACCCTACTTGACTAGTAGCCGGAGGTTGCGCTACATAATGGACCCAAGACTTGCTGGTCAGTACTCGGTGAAAGGAGCGAAGGAGATCGCCCTCTTGGCATTACAATGCATAAGTTCAAACCCTAAAGACAGGCCGAGGATGCCCGGTGTAGTCGAAACCCTAGAAGGTCTGCAACATTTGAGGGACATGGCTGTCACTTGTGGGCAATGGCCAGCAACACCAAAATCTACAAGAAATGGAGCTGCTGTCAAAGGAAGGAGGGAGAATAATAGAGTTGGGACTCAATGTAAATCCACTCCTATTGCTCCCAAACCAGAAAAGCTAAGTAAGGGGACCTAA
- the LOC100258003 gene encoding uncharacterized protein LOC100258003: MDDSNTNMASSTKPKRGFLPPQTSLTRTLFFIALFTIPALLLLHAPSTSISNTFSSHVSPWTGDLRGAEFAWNRLEMDGSRAPPVVLKIAVFSRKWPIGTTPGGMERHANRLHTALSCRGHRVHVFTSPPGDQRGPAALQAMNMQSNGSPTSSSPRIHFHEGEPGRWVYNKAWEQFLEENSLDPFDVVHSESVALPHSLAKTLPNLAVSWHGIALENLMSDIYQELALRRPGEPISPGFNGQRAVLKVLNEIRFFHDYAHHVATSDSSGEIIRDVYQIPTQRVHVILNGVDEEDYQQDWQLGHQFRSRIGIPQNASLVLGVAGRLVKDKGHPILHAAFSRFMKRHPDAYLIVAGSGPWENRYKDLGRQVLVLGSMNASQLRAFYNSIDIFANPTLRPQGVDQTQVEAMLSGKAILASRLPSIKRNVVVDDEYGFMFSPNAESLLEAMEQVAKEGRSRLAQRGKACRRYAVSMFSATKMALAYERLFLCIKNEIFCMYP; the protein is encoded by the coding sequence ATGGACGATTCCAACACCAATATGGCTTCCAGTACCAAGCCCAAAAGGGGCTTTCTCCCACCCCAAACAAGCCTCACAAGAACCCTTTTCTTCATTGCTCTCTTCACCATTCCAGCTCTTCTTCTCCTCCATGCCCCTTCCACCTCCATCTCCAACACCTTCTCCTCCCATGTCAGTCCCTGGACCGGTGACCTCCGTGGAGCTGAATTCGCCTGGAACCGCCTGGAGATGGACGGGAGCCGTGCCCCACCCGTCGTCCTCAAGATCGCGGTCTTCTCAAGGAAATGGCCTATTGGCACAACCCCAGGTGGCATGGAGCGCCACGCCAACAGGCTGCACACAGCCCTATCCTGCCGCGGCCACCGCGTCCACGTCTTCACCTCCCCGCCTGGAGACCAGAGAGGACCAGCTGCTTTGCAAGCAATGAATATGCAGTCTAACGGCAGCCCAACGTCCTCGTCCCCGAGAATTCACTTCCATGAAGGGGAACCAGGGCGGTGGGTCTACAACAAGGCGTGGGAGCAGTTTCTGGAGGAGAACAGCCTGGACCCCTTCGACGTAGTCCACTCAGAAAGCGTCGCGCTGCCTCACTCGCTGGCGAAAACTCTCCCCAACCTTGCGGTCTCATGGCACGGTATTGCCCTTGAGAACTTGATGTCAGACATCTACCAAGAATTGGCCCTGCGTCGCCCCGGTGAGCCCATCTCTCCAGGCTTCAACGGCCAACGGGCGGTCCTAAAAGTTCTGAATGAAATAAGGTTCTTCCACGACTATGCCCACCATGTAGCCACAAGCGATAGCTCTGGGGAAATAATAAGGGATGTATACCAAATCCCCACCCAAAGAGTCCATGTGATTCTGAATGGAGTCGATGAGGAAGATTACCAGCAGGACTGGCAGCTAGGTCACCAGTTCCGGTCCAGAATCGGGATCCCACAAAACGCTAGTTTAGTACTAGGAGTTGCAGGGAGGCTAGTGAAGGACAAAGGGCATCCCATACTCCATGCTGCCTTCTCTAGGTTCATGAAACGGCACCCAGATGCCTACTTGATTGTTGCAGGCTCAGGGCCATGGGAGAACAGGTACAAGGACTTGGGGCGCCAGGTATTAGTCTTGGGGTCCATGAATGCTTCCCAACTTCGCGCCTTCTACAACTCGATCGACATCTTTGCGAACCCAACTCTTAGGCCTCAGGGGGTCGATCAGACTCAAGTGGAGGCCATGTTGAGTGGGAAAGCTATACTGGCATCAAGGTTGCCAAGCATCAAACGCAATGTTGTGGTTGATGATGAGTATGGGTTCATGTTTTCTCCAAATGCGGAGTCACTGTTGGAAGCAATGGAACAAGTTGCGAAAGAAGGGAGAAGTAGGTTAGCACAAAGGGGAAAGGCATGTAGGAGATATGCAGTCTCTATGTTTTCTGCAACCAAGATGGCCTTAGCATATGAGAGGTTATTTCTTTGTatcaaaaatgaaatattttgtatGTACCCTTAG